The nucleotide window GAGTCATCTCGGCAATCTTCTCCATGAAATCGGCGCGCTTGAGCTGCCCTCGCTGGATCTCGCGAAGCTGATGCTCCCAATCCCCCGTCAATTCAGGCGAGCAAAGCTCATCCACCTTCAATCCCCGGAGAAGAGTGATCAAGGAAAAGGCCTTGGGAGAGGGGACCAGCTCCTTGCCCTGCCGATGCAGATACTGCTCGCTGATCAACCCTTCGATCACCGAGGCGCGCGTGGCCGGAGTCCCCAAACCTTTTTCCGCCATCGCTTCCCGCAACTCCTCATCCTCAACCAACTTGCCGGCGTTCTCCATCGCCGAAAGCAAGGTCGCTTCGCTGAACCGAGCCGGGGGCTTGGTTTGATGGGCCACCACGTCCAGCTGCCGCGTGTCGACCCGCTCGCCCGCCACCACCGGCATCAGGGTCGGAGTATCGTCTTCCGTTGCTTCGCGACCGTAAATTGCCAGCCAGCCTGGATTGACCAATACCTTGCCCTCGCTCTTGAAGGGCTCCCCTTGCACCCGTGTGATGCGGGTCGTGATGAGAAATTCAGCAGCGGGATAGAAAACCGCCAAAAAGCGCTTGGTAACCAGCTCGTAGATCTTTTGCTCTGGCTCGCTCAAGTTCTTCGGCGTCTGCAGCGTGGGAATGATGGCGAAATGGTCCGAGATCTTGGCGTTGTTGAAGATGCGCTTGTTGGGCTTAACCCAGTCCTGCTGCAAGATCTTGGCCGCAAAGGGGCCATAGGGCGTATCCTGCAAGACCCCCAGGGTTTCCCGAACCGTGGGCAGGTAATCTTCAGGCAGCGCTCGAGAATCAGTTCTCGGGTAGGTCAACACCTTGTGCTTTTCGTAGAGTGCCTGAGCAATGCCCAGGGTGTTCTTCGCAGAGAAACCAAACTTGCTGTTGGCTTCACGCTGGAGGGTGGTCAGATCGAACAGAGCCGGGGAAATCTGCGTCGTCGGCTTGCTCTCCTCGGTAACAATGCCCGGCTGCCCTAAACACTTAAGGCGAATCGCCTCCGCTTTGTTCTTATCCCACAGTCGCTCCGAACGCAGCTCGCTGGTCTCGTTTTCCTTGGTCTTTTCCCGAACAAAAGCCTCGTCAAACCACCGGCCGACATACTCCCCCGCCGCCGCACCAAAGGTCGCGTGAAGCTCCCAGTAGTCCTTGGAGATAAACTTCTTAATCTTCTCCTCACGCTCCACCACGATCGTAAGAGTCGGGGTCTGAACCCGCCCGACGGTGGTGAGGTAAAAGCCCCCGCTCTTGGAGTTAAACGCGGTCATTGCCCGCGTACCGTTAATTCCCACCAACCAGTCCGCCTCGGATCGGCATACCGCAGCGTCGGCGAGCGGCACCATCTCCCCGTCAGATCGTAGCCGGCCAAACCCGTCGCGAATCGCCGCGGGAGTCATGGATTGAAGCCACAATCGCTGAATCGGTTGCTTGGCCCCCGTGTACTGGATGATGTAACGGAAGATTAACTCACCCTCCCGGCCGGCGTCGCAAGCGTTGATCAAGGCATCGATGTCCTTGCGCTTGATAAGCTTAGCCAGAACTTTTAACCGAGATTCGCTCCGCTCAATGGGACGGAGCGAGAAGCGCGGCGGGATGAATGGCAAGTTGGCGAAGCTCCATTTGCCTTTCTTGACCTCGGAGCCTTCCGGAGGACAAAGCTCCAACAGGTGGCCGACTGCTGATGAGAGGACGTATTGGTCACTCTCAAAGTAGTCAGACTCCTTCTTGAAGCCCCCGATGGCCTTCGCGATGTCGGCAGCCACGGAGGGTTTTTCTGCAATGATAAGAGCTTTGCCCATGACAAACGCCGGACTTTTAGGCGGTTAAAGTCAATCTGGCAACTGGTTGTTTTAGGAATGAATCGCGAGCAGAGCCGAAATCCTCACTCGGAGACGAGCTAAATTGGCCCACCCACCACGAACCGGTTCCCCTTCCCATTGAAGACACAACCACCTGATCATCAACAGGCCAAATCCAATCACCCCGTCCATTCAAGAGTCTCATTCTTTTCTATTGTGCCCGCAGCCATTTCCAAGGCAATTAATGAGCGGCATTTCATGAAATATCGCCAACTTGGAAAAACAGGGTGGAAGGTTTCGGCGCTGGGGCTGGGGGCCTCCCCTCTCGGAGGAGCCTTCGGGAAAGTGGACGAGAAGGAAGGGATCAAAACCGTCCACACGGCGGTCGATCTTGGCATCAACTTCATTGATGTGGCTCCATTCTACGGTTCCACCCGCGCGGAGGCCATCCTCGGCAAGGCACTGAAGGAAGTGCCGCGGGAACGCTTCCTCCTGGCCACCAAGGTGGGTCGTTATGGGTCGTCCGTGGAAGATTTCGACTTCTCGGCCACTCGGGTCGTTCAGAGCGTGGATGAGAGTCTGCGGCGCCTGAAACTTTCACACATTGATCTGATCCAGTGCCATGACGTTGAATTCGCGCCCTGGTCCCAGCTGGTCGAGGAGACGATCCCCGCACTCGAGAAACTCAAGACCACCGGCAAGGTCCGCCATATCGGGGTGACGGGATTCCCCTTGCCCCTGCTTCGAAAACTGGCCGACCTCAAGACCGTGGACACCGTCCTATCCTACTGCCACTACTGCCTGACCGACACAACTTTGGTGCGCATCCTCACTCATCTCAAAAACCGGAACGTGGGGGTGATCAACGCCTCCCCGTTCGCGATGGGCCTGCTGACACAAAAAGGCCCGCCGGCTTGGCACCCCGCTCCGGCCAACTACCGGGATATCTGTGCGCTGGCGGTAGCGCACTGCACCCGGCGAAAGCGAGATCTCGCCAAGCTCGCACTCCAGTTTTCGGTCTCCAACCGCGACATCTCAACCACGCTGGTGGGCACCTCGAGCCCCAAAAATCTGAAGAACGCGGCCAAGTGGGTGAACGATCCCGTCGAGGAAGATTTGCTGGCCGAGGTGCAATCGTTGCTGAAACCCATCTTGAACCGCCCCTGGGAAGGTGGGTCGGAAAAGAACTCGTGAAGCCTGAAGCCTTACAAGCCGACCTCTCGGTGATCGTCCCCGTTTTCAATGAGGCCGATAACGTTGTCCCCCTGGCCACCGAGATCTTAATGGTGCTCGCCAAGCAACCCACGCCGTTCGTATTGGTGTTCGTAGATGATGCCAGCACGGACTCCACCTGGAACCAAATCGCCGAAGCGCAAAAGATGGACTCCCGAATCCGAGGCCTCCGTCATGCCCGCAACGCAGGACAGAGCGCGGCACTTTGGACGGGCATCCGCGAATCCAGGAGCCCTTTGCTAGCCACCATGGATGGCGATCGCCAGAACGATCCGGCCGACTTCCTGACGATGTTGGAAGAGTTGTCCAAGGTAGACTTCGTATCGGGACGCCGGGCCAAACGGGAGGATGGATGGCTGCGACGGGTCTCCTCCCGAATTGCACGGGCTGCGAGGCGAACGGTGTTGGGCGTCGATTTTGCCGACACGGGCTGCGCGATGAGAGTCTTCAAGAGGGAGGTGCTGGAAGGCATCTTCGGGTTCAACGGGCTGCACCGCTTTCTGCCTGTCCTGGTGCATGGAGGGGGATTCAAGACCCTCGAGGTTCCAGTCAATCATCGCCCCCGAGTAGCAGGCGTTTCCAAATACGGAGTCTGGAACCGGCTGGGCCGCGGAATCGTGGACCTCTTCGCTATCCGCTGGTATCAACGAAGAAGACTGGCTCCACAGCCGCGATTGGACCGCCTCTAGCAGCCTGTCGGACTTGTCCCGACCGGACGTAAGTCCGGCTGTGGAGCTCGGGTGGGCACCCCGCAGAACGACATTCTAAGTCCGACGGCCTGCTAGTAAGAGGTAAATCGCGAACGGCTGGGACGAATCCATTTCCGAACGGCTGCGTGTAACTCCTCCGCGCTTACCGGTTTGGTCACGTAGTCATCCATGCCCGCTTCCAAACATCGGTCGCGATCCCCTTGAACGGCATTCGCAGTGAGCGCCACGATCGGCAGCCGGCCCTGGTCCGACGCCGGAAGAAAACCCTGGGACTCGAGCCGGCGAAGCTCGCGAGTCGCCTCGAATCCATCCATCTCAGGCATTTGGCAATCCATGAGAACTAAATCAAACACCTCGATCTGAGCATGGTCAACCGCCTCCTTGCCGTTGACGGCGGCGACGATACGACAGCCCATTTTCTCCAACAAACGCCGAGCGAGCTTGAGGTTCACGTCGTTGTCCTCAACGAGTAGGATTTTAGCATCCAGTCGCTCCAACTTGGAAGACCTCGTGCCACTGACGTCAGCGGGAGGAGCCGCCGAGGACTGAGCTTCCGATGTCGGGGTGACCGGCCGGACCAGGTCGGAAGCCGGCAGGAGAGGCTCCGTCCGCGCAGGCGCAGCCGGGATCTGCGGCTGACTCGGCGACCTATCCGCCACCTCGGCGAGCAAACGACTTCGCTGCTCCAGCCCCTTGCGCAACGCCTCCACCAACGCCTGTTGGCGGACTAACGGCTTTAACAGGGAACCGGCAAACCCCCGGCTGGAGAAGACCGAGGTATCGCCGCGCTGGTTGCCGGTGACCAAAAGAATCAACCCCGTGCCACTGATGCTACCCTCCCGTCGCACCTCCTGGGCAAACTGCATGCCATCCCGCTCCCCAAGGGTCATTTCCACGAAGACAACATCAAACGGATCCCCAAATGCCTGAGCCGTGCGCAGAGTGGACAACGCATCGCTGAAACGATCCACGCACTCACACTCGATGCCCCAGCGTACGAACTGCCGGTGGAGCACCTTGCGATTGATCAAGGCGCGGTCCAAAATCAAAATTCGCTTGCGACCAGGCCCGACCGAAGGCTCGGAAACCCTCAGCAGATCGAGTCGCGGGCTGTCAACCGGGAGAGTCACGGAGAAGGTGGAGCCTTTCCCAACCTCACTTTCCACTTCGATCGTCCCCCCCATGCATTCAACGAGTAAGCGGCAGATCGCCAGCCCCAGGCCAGTTCCTCCAAACTTGCGGGTGGTGGAGGAGTCCATCTGTTGGAACTTGCGGAAGAGCAATCGCTGCTTGGCGGGATCAATCCCGATGCCCGTGTCCGAGATGCTGAACTTCACGGAATAGGCCTCCCGAGACTCCGCTGTTGGCACCCTCAAGAAACTCACCTCGACGAACACATGCCCCTGCTCCGTGAACTTGAGCGCGTTGCCGATCAGGTTAAGCAAAATCTGACGCACGCGCATCGGATCGCCCAGGCACTCCCGAGGCAGCGCCGGATCGCAATAGAGCGCGAGCTCAATTCGCTTCTCCTCAGACTTGGCCGAAAGAAGGGAGCAGACCTCCTCGACGATCTGTCCAAAATCGATCGGGATACGCTCCAGCTGGAGATGGCCGGCCTCGATCTTGGAGAAATCCAAGATGTCGTTGATCAGGGCAAGCAGGCTTTCGCCGGAACTCCGAATCGTCTGAACGAAGTCCAGCTGCTCCTCATCCAACCGAGTGCTCAGGAGGATATTCGCAAAGCCCAGCACCGCGTTCATCGGAGTGCGAATCTCATGGCTCATGGTCGCCAGGAAGTCGCTCTTGGCGGCATTGGCGGCCTCCGCTGCCTCGCGCGCCATTTGCGAGACTCTTTGGGCGGCCTTGCGCTCCGTAATCTCCAACTGCAATTCGCGGGTACGCTCCTGCACACGAACATCCAGCTCATCATGTGCCCGTCTCAAGGCCTCCTCCGCCAGCCGACGCTCGGTCACATCCCGAACAAACGCGCAACAGTAGGCCTGCCCCTGGTATTCCAAGTAGTTGATGGTCGTGTTGGCAGGAAACTCGGTACCGTCGGAGCGCCGGCAGCGACAATCCAAGGTGAATGTGTCCGCGCCAGGCAGCCCGGCCCAGAAGTCTTTCCAGGAGTCCTGGTCGAAGGCTGGGAAAACTCGCGTCACCCGCAGCGCCGGCAAGCGATCTCGGGTGCAGCCCAACAACTTCAGCGCCCCCTCGTTCGCATAGAAGAAACTCCCATCCCGAGTGATCCAGAAGGTCGGATCCCCTGCATTGTCGATATAAAAGCGGGTGAACTCCAGCGCCTCCTCGGTCTGCAGCCGCTCGCTCAGAACCTTGTGAAGGCTGACAATCTCCCGGGCCGCAAACCTCGAAGATTGCTCCTGCAGTCCTTCCTCCTGGCGATCGATCAGCCGTCGACTCAGGCGACGGATCGGACGCAAGATGAAGATGTCCAGCGACGCCAAGATCACGACGGAGAGAATCAACAGACTGAGAAACACCAGCAGTCGCATGCGCAGCACATGCGAGTCGATCGGCTGCTGGCGGCGGGCGATGTCCCATTGCACCGTCATGTTGCCGAATTTCTCGCCCTCATGAACGAGTTGGTCCGAGAAGGACCGAATCTCGGCGTTGGTAATGCTGCGACTCCAACTCACCAGCTCTCGACCCCGAGAATCCGCAATGGCGAACGAGACGATGTCAGCATCATGGGTGACAATCGTCTCAATCACCCCCTTGAGCACCTCGCGATCACGCGCGATCACGGCATCCATCGAGGCCGCCGAGAGGGTCGAGAAAACTCGCTGGGTCTGAAGAACGAGATCGTTGTCCAGGTAGCGCTTTTCGAAGTGTCGCACCATCTCGCCCGTCAACACGCTCACCAGCAGAGTGGCCAAAGCCAAGGCCAAGCCGATCTGCTGCCAGAGCGGCCAGTTCCTGCCGTGCGGGGCCGGTGATGGCGAAGGTTTGGACACCTGGGTTTAAGGACCAAAGCGGTGATTCTCTCGAACCGCCTTCCGGGTTGAATCAAAGTCGGCGTCGGTTCCCGACAGAAAAACCAGCCCCTCCTCGCCGATGGGTGCCAGCACCTTGGGATCCTTGACCTCCAACAGCGCAGCCTGCAACGCCGTGCGCAACCGCGTCGGCAAACCATCCCTCGCCACCCACGGCCGGCCATCGATGGGGAAATAGGCGAGCGCTCGCAAGGAGGCCCCACCATCGACCAATTTACGGAAGGTACGCTCATTCAGCGCACCGGCGTCGAAATCCCCGGCAGCCACCGCGGCTCCCACTCGATCGTGCCGGTCCAGATACTCAAATCCCCCCAGATCGGTGGCACGAATTCCGTGCTCAACCAGATAGAGTTGCGAATTGTATCTGCCCGTCGTGGAGAACTGATCACCAAACGCAAACCGCTTCCCCTTCAGGTCTTCCACTTTCAAAACTGGGCCGTTGCTGAGGACACAGATCACTCCATTCACCACCTTGAGTCCCTTGGTGCCCTCGATGGCGAGGATCTCCAAATTCGCACTCTTCTCCTTGGCCTGCACATAAGACACCGGACCGACCTGCGAAAAGTCGAAAGTTCCCTCAACCAAGGCTTTGATCCCTTCCTCGTAGGTTTTGGCCACCTGGAGGTGGATCTCGACGGGCTCCTTCAGCTCGCTGGAAAGATTCTGCTCGAGCAGATTCAGGAGGGGCCGGTACAGCCGGACCATTTCCGTTGGCTTTTTCGAGGTGTACAGACCGAAAGTCAAACTGACATCAGCCCTGGCCGCAGGCACCAAAAGGATGGCGATCGCCAGGAATGGTAAGCTCCAGGACCGGATACCCATTCTCCCAGGCCGCTTCGCTCCCCGATCAAGAATCGTGGTTGTTGCACTCATGTCATTTCGCATTTGATGGATGGTAGACTACGCATGGTGAAACCCAGACATCACACCCGGCGTTGGCCGCTGCGGGCATGCGGTTTCCCTATGCAGAATCGTCGTCCCGCGGAATCCCTTAAGCGCGATCTACCGTCCCCTCGCCGCCCGGGAAGCGAGACGACCGAGCCTGGACAGGGGTTGTCAGGGGAGCTGCTCAACCCGATAAAAGCAGTGCGGAAGGGGCGCCCCGCGATGCACGACCGTCGAGACCAGAAGTTGGTTGGTCACCACCGCGATGGGGATCCAGTGCACAAAGTTGGTGCTGGTTTCGATTTGATAAACCCCGCGGGGGGAGCCCTGAAAGGACACGTCGACCTCCGCCGGCTCACCCGGTCGAATTTTGAGGGCCAGCAGCTTAGGCCTCACCAAGAGCGCAGAAGCCGGGCTGATGCAGGAAATCTCCCCATCCGTCACCCGAACCCGATAGTCTCCCGCGCCCGCAGAAGTCACCGCTGTCAGCGCCAGACGAGAACCCTTCTGCCCGGGAAGATCTATTCCATTGAACTGCCATTGATACTTCAGCTGGGCTCCCGACGCATCAGACTGAGGGACCTGCGCAGTAAACGCAGCGTCGCCTCCGGGATCCACAACCAGCCTCAGCGGAAGCGGCTGCTCCACCACGAACCCTGTTCCTACCTCATCATCATGGATGACGACCGTCGCATTCGAGGCGGACGTGAAAGCGTGGTCGTAGTAGCGGTTGGTCAACACGATGGTAAACGTCCGATCCCCATCTCGTCGGCTGTTGTTCAGGAGACGAACGGAAATGTTCGTGACCGTAGTCCCCGCGGTAATCCTTAACCCGGCTGCCAAAGGGGCGTGGTCCACCCCCCAAAGCGCCGAACCAGCGAGACCAAAACCTACCGAGGACGGAATGGACAGGCTGCCTGTGCGGGTCAGGGTGAACACCATCTCGGTATCCGATTCCGAGACGTCCTTGCGATCCGCAGTAATACTGATCATCGGAAGCTCTGAAACCAGCAAGGGAACCGCCGCGCTTCGCACCGCACCGTGCGCATTGGTGATCACCACTGAATAGAGCGCCCCATCCTGGGGCTTGATGTCGGTAAGCCTTAACACGGACTGCTCAGCCCCCTGGATCGGCAGAGTGTTCCGATACCATTGATAGCCCAACGGAGGAGCGCCCGAGGCCTTAACCTCAAATTGGGCTGACTGTCCGAAAAAGGCCGCAGCCGTCACCGGAGCCGTCACAATTCCAGGGCGCAACGAGAGTTCCAATGCGGCCCCCTCGCTGGTCACCGCGCCGACTCGATTGGAAATAACCACGGAATAGACGCCCTGATTTTCCGCGCGTCCAGGCAACCGAAGCACCGCATTGGTCTCCCCCTCCATCGGCGAGGCATCCCGCAGCCACTGGTAGGAAAACGGCGGGGTGCCGCGTGCTGTGGCAAAAAAGACCGCTTGGTCGTCCAGACTCAGGGTCTGCCGGCGGGGCTGAGTCGTGATCAAGGGCGCCATTCGAACGCCAACCTCCACGTTCAACGAAACAGATCCGAAGTCCGTCGACGCCAAAACCGAATAGCTCCCGGTCATTGCCACGGAGAAGTCGGGCAGCGCTAACAAGGAGGAGGTTGCACCCGCGATCTTGACCCCATTCCAATACCATTGAAAGGCCGTCGCCTCAGCGATAGGAGCTGCCAGCTCCACATTCATGCCGGGCTCCGCCTCGATGGGATCCAAACTTCCCAGGACAACGGGAACAGGCCCACCGGCTGGCAAATTGCCCGTGCCTGCTGTAGGAGCGGCGGCCTGCCAGAGCACTGGATCGTTGCCATACACCGAGAGATCCGTGCGCTGAAGGGAGTATCCGGTCCCGTCGGCGGCAGCCGGCCAAGGAGCGCGGTCTCCATAGCCGATACGGTCGACCAAGATATAGGGGATGTACCCAAAGTCAGGATCGAACCAGAACTGAGGAATATCGGGCCGATGCAGCTCCAGTGCCTCTCCCCCTCCGTTGCTCAACTGGCCATCGAAAGGGCCGAACAGGGGCACCTCAGCCGCAACTTCATAGTAATTGCGGAAGTCGGCAGCCAGCTCAGGTTCGGCCAGCGGATCGAACCCCACGACCAACAGCCGCTCGCCAGGCCGAACAACCACTCCGAAGGGAAAGGTAAAGGAGACCGCACCGCGCAGCTGCCAGCAATTCGTCGTTGCGAGAGGATCATATAACAGCTCTTCCCGATTGCTGATGCTCTGAATCTCGATGAACTCGCGCAAAGGCCGGTCCTCTGGCGAAAGATCGCTGGGGTGATACATGATCTCGGTGAGAACGAGCGGCCCCATGACCGGGCTGGCGTTGGGCGCCCCTTGACCCCGGCGAAACTCGGGCAACAGCTCGGGAGCATTGGTGGCCACGATTCCGGTGCCAAACGTCACGTGCGTCAGAGTGATGAATTCAGGTCCTTGGCTGGTAAGGAATCGGCCAAAAGGGATCCCATTGGGTGCTGGCCCGAAGGTGACAGTCGCGCGCAAACCGGTCAATCGACCCTCACCATCCGCGGCGAACAGATGAAACTCATCCCCATGAGCAGAGTTGAAGGAAAACCCGGGCAGGACTCCCGGAACCGGCTGCAATAGGTTCTTGTAGAAGGTCACGAACTTCCCCGGCTCGATCACGGTTCCATAAGGAACTTTGAACTTCCGCGGTCGACTGAGATTGTCGCTCATGAACCAGCCGCTCAAATCCATCGACTCAGAGGACAGATTGAGCACCTCGATCGAGTCTTCCAGCGGTTCATCCGCATGGCTCAAAACTTCGTTGATCACCAACTGGGGCAACGGAAGCATGTTCGGCTGATCAGGCGACGAGTTCATGCCGAAGTTCACTATGTTGGTAGCACCATCAGGAAAGCGACCGTGTGCAATCCCCGGCTCCTGGGACTCAAACCGGAACCCGTCGATGGGAAATCCAAACCCATCGAACAATCCAAGCTGCTCCCCTTCGTCGCTCAGCGCAAAGCTCACATGATCAGCGCCCTTTTCCACGAGCTTGTCGGCATGGA belongs to Verrucomicrobiales bacterium and includes:
- a CDS encoding DNA topoisomerase III; translation: MGKALIIAEKPSVAADIAKAIGGFKKESDYFESDQYVLSSAVGHLLELCPPEGSEVKKGKWSFANLPFIPPRFSLRPIERSESRLKVLAKLIKRKDIDALINACDAGREGELIFRYIIQYTGAKQPIQRLWLQSMTPAAIRDGFGRLRSDGEMVPLADAAVCRSEADWLVGINGTRAMTAFNSKSGGFYLTTVGRVQTPTLTIVVEREEKIKKFISKDYWELHATFGAAAGEYVGRWFDEAFVREKTKENETSELRSERLWDKNKAEAIRLKCLGQPGIVTEESKPTTQISPALFDLTTLQREANSKFGFSAKNTLGIAQALYEKHKVLTYPRTDSRALPEDYLPTVRETLGVLQDTPYGPFAAKILQQDWVKPNKRIFNNAKISDHFAIIPTLQTPKNLSEPEQKIYELVTKRFLAVFYPAAEFLITTRITRVQGEPFKSEGKVLVNPGWLAIYGREATEDDTPTLMPVVAGERVDTRQLDVVAHQTKPPARFSEATLLSAMENAGKLVEDEELREAMAEKGLGTPATRASVIEGLISEQYLHRQGKELVPSPKAFSLITLLRGLKVDELCSPELTGDWEHQLREIQRGQLKRADFMEKIAEMTRYIVFKAKKYESDTVPGDFATLKTPCPKCGSVIKENYKKFQCTNTSCDFSLWKTVSGRQFEVSEVEELISKKVVGPLQGFRSKLGRPFAGMIRLSAELKPEFDFGQDRADAEGGVAEVDFTGKESLGSCPKCGGRVFEHVMNYVCEKSVGPAKTCDFRAAMIILQQPIDRAQMTKLLATGKTDLLTNFISKKNNRPFKAFMAIGKDKKVSFEFPPRESKAGKKGPSKSGEAQAPAPKLDFTGKTSLGKCPACGGQVFEGPETYLCEKSQAEVKPCKFKVGKVILEQPVEPAQLSKLLTEQKTDLLPKFISTKTGRPFAAFLVLQGKTKVGFEFPEREE
- a CDS encoding aldo/keto reductase — encoded protein: MKYRQLGKTGWKVSALGLGASPLGGAFGKVDEKEGIKTVHTAVDLGINFIDVAPFYGSTRAEAILGKALKEVPRERFLLATKVGRYGSSVEDFDFSATRVVQSVDESLRRLKLSHIDLIQCHDVEFAPWSQLVEETIPALEKLKTTGKVRHIGVTGFPLPLLRKLADLKTVDTVLSYCHYCLTDTTLVRILTHLKNRNVGVINASPFAMGLLTQKGPPAWHPAPANYRDICALAVAHCTRRKRDLAKLALQFSVSNRDISTTLVGTSSPKNLKNAAKWVNDPVEEDLLAEVQSLLKPILNRPWEGGSEKNS
- a CDS encoding glycosyltransferase family 2 protein; this encodes MKPEALQADLSVIVPVFNEADNVVPLATEILMVLAKQPTPFVLVFVDDASTDSTWNQIAEAQKMDSRIRGLRHARNAGQSAALWTGIRESRSPLLATMDGDRQNDPADFLTMLEELSKVDFVSGRRAKREDGWLRRVSSRIARAARRTVLGVDFADTGCAMRVFKREVLEGIFGFNGLHRFLPVLVHGGGFKTLEVPVNHRPRVAGVSKYGVWNRLGRGIVDLFAIRWYQRRRLAPQPRLDRL
- a CDS encoding response regulator, yielding MSKPSPSPAPHGRNWPLWQQIGLALALATLLVSVLTGEMVRHFEKRYLDNDLVLQTQRVFSTLSAASMDAVIARDREVLKGVIETIVTHDADIVSFAIADSRGRELVSWSRSITNAEIRSFSDQLVHEGEKFGNMTVQWDIARRQQPIDSHVLRMRLLVFLSLLILSVVILASLDIFILRPIRRLSRRLIDRQEEGLQEQSSRFAAREIVSLHKVLSERLQTEEALEFTRFYIDNAGDPTFWITRDGSFFYANEGALKLLGCTRDRLPALRVTRVFPAFDQDSWKDFWAGLPGADTFTLDCRCRRSDGTEFPANTTINYLEYQGQAYCCAFVRDVTERRLAEEALRRAHDELDVRVQERTRELQLEITERKAAQRVSQMAREAAEAANAAKSDFLATMSHEIRTPMNAVLGFANILLSTRLDEEQLDFVQTIRSSGESLLALINDILDFSKIEAGHLQLERIPIDFGQIVEEVCSLLSAKSEEKRIELALYCDPALPRECLGDPMRVRQILLNLIGNALKFTEQGHVFVEVSFLRVPTAESREAYSVKFSISDTGIGIDPAKQRLLFRKFQQMDSSTTRKFGGTGLGLAICRLLVECMGGTIEVESEVGKGSTFSVTLPVDSPRLDLLRVSEPSVGPGRKRILILDRALINRKVLHRQFVRWGIECECVDRFSDALSTLRTAQAFGDPFDVVFVEMTLGERDGMQFAQEVRREGSISGTGLILLVTGNQRGDTSVFSSRGFAGSLLKPLVRQQALVEALRKGLEQRSRLLAEVADRSPSQPQIPAAPARTEPLLPASDLVRPVTPTSEAQSSAAPPADVSGTRSSKLERLDAKILLVEDNDVNLKLARRLLEKMGCRIVAAVNGKEAVDHAQIEVFDLVLMDCQMPEMDGFEATRELRRLESQGFLPASDQGRLPIVALTANAVQGDRDRCLEAGMDDYVTKPVSAEELHAAVRKWIRPSRSRFTSY
- a CDS encoding PhnD/SsuA/transferrin family substrate-binding protein, coding for MSATTTILDRGAKRPGRMGIRSWSLPFLAIAILLVPAARADVSLTFGLYTSKKPTEMVRLYRPLLNLLEQNLSSELKEPVEIHLQVAKTYEEGIKALVEGTFDFSQVGPVSYVQAKEKSANLEILAIEGTKGLKVVNGVICVLSNGPVLKVEDLKGKRFAFGDQFSTTGRYNSQLYLVEHGIRATDLGGFEYLDRHDRVGAAVAAGDFDAGALNERTFRKLVDGGASLRALAYFPIDGRPWVARDGLPTRLRTALQAALLEVKDPKVLAPIGEEGLVFLSGTDADFDSTRKAVRENHRFGP
- a CDS encoding lamin tail domain-containing protein, whose amino-acid sequence is MREILKKLMACGVVMVLSSTHYPTVVAAPSVVLNEVLAYSAAPTISALTNILDWVELRNISDQDVELAGLSLSDDETNPQRWVFPPGARIKAQGFLVVLCSDDFPPSVRLDGPFLNTGFGLASSGETLVLYDRPQDGGEAVDTLKFGLQAMDCSVGRFPDGTGAWTLTPPTAGGANRGMRLGDPQRLRINEWMSNPVSGDDYFELFNPDAFPVSLEGLFLTDDFKKRDKSPIAALSFLGSGDGAYRVFHADKLVEKGADHVSFALSDEGEQLGLFDGFGFPIDGFRFESQEPGIAHGRFPDGATNIVNFGMNSSPDQPNMLPLPQLVINEVLSHADEPLEDSIEVLNLSSESMDLSGWFMSDNLSRPRKFKVPYGTVIEPGKFVTFYKNLLQPVPGVLPGFSFNSAHGDEFHLFAADGEGRLTGLRATVTFGPAPNGIPFGRFLTSQGPEFITLTHVTFGTGIVATNAPELLPEFRRGQGAPNASPVMGPLVLTEIMYHPSDLSPEDRPLREFIEIQSISNREELLYDPLATTNCWQLRGAVSFTFPFGVVVRPGERLLVVGFDPLAEPELAADFRNYYEVAAEVPLFGPFDGQLSNGGGEALELHRPDIPQFWFDPDFGYIPYILVDRIGYGDRAPWPAAADGTGYSLQRTDLSVYGNDPVLWQAAAPTAGTGNLPAGGPVPVVLGSLDPIEAEPGMNVELAAPIAEATAFQWYWNGVKIAGATSSLLALPDFSVAMTGSYSVLASTDFGSVSLNVEVGVRMAPLITTQPRRQTLSLDDQAVFFATARGTPPFSYQWLRDASPMEGETNAVLRLPGRAENQGVYSVVISNRVGAVTSEGAALELSLRPGIVTAPVTAAAFFGQSAQFEVKASGAPPLGYQWYRNTLPIQGAEQSVLRLTDIKPQDGALYSVVITNAHGAVRSAAVPLLVSELPMISITADRKDVSESDTEMVFTLTRTGSLSIPSSVGFGLAGSALWGVDHAPLAAGLRITAGTTVTNISVRLLNNSRRDGDRTFTIVLTNRYYDHAFTSASNATVVIHDDEVGTGFVVEQPLPLRLVVDPGGDAAFTAQVPQSDASGAQLKYQWQFNGIDLPGQKGSRLALTAVTSAGAGDYRVRVTDGEISCISPASALLVRPKLLALKIRPGEPAEVDVSFQGSPRGVYQIETSTNFVHWIPIAVVTNQLLVSTVVHRGAPLPHCFYRVEQLP